Within Cololabis saira isolate AMF1-May2022 chromosome 14, fColSai1.1, whole genome shotgun sequence, the genomic segment ATAGAGGAACTTTAACAAGATATTCATCCTCTTTTTGTATTATATCTTGTGTCAAATTTCCCAAATAAAGTATCTTACAAGATTTGGGAATCTCGTATCCTATTATTTTTCTTAAACCCCGCCATATTTCATCCCAATATCCTATTATCTTCTGGCAAGACCAGAAAATATGCATATGGGCCACATCCATGTGTCCGCATAGTCTCCAGCATGGCTGCTGGTTACATACAGTTTCCTTCCTAATGATTGGAGttagaaagaagagaagaaaaaaaaaaatcactttccctttaaagcctcttttctctctctctgtcttggGCGGCCGTTTTACATGCACCATGTAAAATGACCTGCTGAGTATAAAGTCACATAGCGTAGAgacttttttccatttcctcGTCTCCAGATCACACAACCGTAATCATTCAGCATCACACAAATCTGCTAATTCTAGTCCAGAGTCCCCGTCTTTGGCTTTAACAAACGTGTGCGACATTACAGAGAGGTAAAAGCATCTTCACGCTGAGCGGAGAGCAAAAACAACAACCCCCCCAAACAGACTCAGAGCTGCATCGTTTACGCAGCAAGACGAGCAAAGTCCCTATGTTGGAGAAAAACCACCACACACGCTTCTCAGTGCAGGAGAGCCGGGTCCTGAGGTGGAGACTCAGGGGTCCACCTGCACCTCAGACATCAGGGATGCTGTTTTATAGGAGGACACTGTCCTATCCTGGACAGGGGAGGACAAAACTTTGAGAGTAAAACCAGCCATCACCCATGCAGTCAGCTTTGCAGTCATTCAAAACTTGATTCATGAGACagcgagaaagaaaaagaaaacctgcCGACCAGGCAAACGGCACGTAGTTGACAAAAGAGGCTCAGCAACCATCAGGAGGAACAGATGGAACCATGACTGACGCGGGCGAGCCGCCCCGCGACGGCTCAGAGCTCCAGACCGAAGACAGCTGTATCCAGGGATGCCACGCCCTACAGGACACATGTTGTGCCGCCGGTATCCCAGAGCCAGACTTGACCTAACAAAAGTCCTGTGCTCATACTCATAAAGCATGTTGATAAGCTGGCTGCAAGGTGGTGCCTAACCAGAACCGACAGTCCTCATCTCCAGAATTTACTTCTTCTGGTTTCCATCTATACCTTTAGGGGGTCACCACAGCACATCCTCTTCATTTTATTCTGTCCTCAGTGTCGCTCCCCCGTCACAGCAACCAAATCATCTTAACCCAGCCTCCCTTATTTCATCTCCGAGACGTAACCCTGGCTGTCCCTCTGAGGCGCTCAGTCATCCTCATCATTACCAGAGAAAACCCTCAAATCTTCAGCTCTGCCACTTCCAGCTGTGCTTCCCGTCTGTTCCTTGCCGTCTCCGAGCCGTATAGCAGAGTTGCTTTCACCACCGTCATGTAAACCTCTCTTTCAGCTTTTCTCCTCATTGGTTTGcagtcaaacttttttaaccTCCTACGCTTGCTTCAACTCCACGTCTTGCATCATCACTATTCCTGTTCCTTGTAGAGCATTGTGGGAGGACGCCCTCTGCTTCAGGGAACGGCGGGACAGACCGACTTCTCGGCAGCAGGGCCGTGTTGAGGCCCTGGGGGGGATACTAGAGTTCATTAACCCGAGAACCACTGATTGTTAATAAGTATTACTGAATACATCCACTGTACGATTTCAGAGAGGGTTGTGTGCCGTGATGACTGCTGGAGGGTTTTGGTAGTAGATCCTCACTCATTAAGTAAGGATCGAAGTAAGGACCTCGTTCAAGTCTTACGcgcttctttccttttttattttaatttttttaactaaGTCTCTTCATTAATGTAACTGAATTATTTTTCATGCCAGTTTTGTTGCTGTGCTGCTTAAAGGATTTCCTTTGTTACTTCACCACCCTTTATGATGAGTAACCATAGCAACAAACTATTTGTTTCGAAGCAGGGGCAGCTGGTCGAGGAGCCAAGTTAAACCCAGACCGAGATCCCAAAGAGGAGACATCGTGAATGTGGAGCAGGAGCACGGCAGAGCAATAAGAAGAGGACGTTTACACCTGCACTTCAGTAAGATGGACGAGCTGCCGAGGACAAATCTGAGGTTTCATCGGTGCAGTATGGTGCGCTTCACCGGGACATGGCTGCAGGAGCTTGTCCCCGACTACAGCGCCTCTCTGCCCGGCCTTCAGCCGATGCGGGAAAGAGGGAAAAGCAAGGACGCTTGTCGACAACAGATGGCGTAATCCAGGAAACTGCTGTGAAACATCTGCAGCCGGACACTGAACCGTTCGCTGCGAGTCTCCGTCCTTGTTATCCACCGAAAGTTCCCCAGAGTTACTGTAGCGGCACTTTCCCTCCCGTCAACAGCTGGTACAGTGTGACATCATCAGCTCTGCTGTTGCTAAGCTACAAACAAACCGGGGTTGCCGTATTTTTAAACAGAGTGAAAAAGAAATGTCATGCTTTGAGTCTTTCACCCACATTGCCAACAACTAAACTATGAACCTGACAAAAAACACATGCAACATGGTTTTCATCCACAGATACAGACCTCAGCAGCGGTTTCCTCACTTCCTGCTTTGACCGAGTCTTCCAAGTTCTGTTTTTCCGACATGGTCCTTTCCAGCTGATCGTTGGCCTGTCGGAGCATGACCTGCAGCTTCTTCACCTGGAGGACGACGGCAGAGATGCTGTCTCACACATGGACATGATTTAAAGATGCATCTAAAGAGGAGAGACACAAACCTGGTCTCGTGTCTCGGCCTCCTGCCCCTGGATGGCCTGCAACTGCTTCTCATAGTTGGAGCACATGTCACAGCGTCGGCCGAGCTTCCTGCCCGCATTCTTCACCTGATTAACACACAAATACAACCGATGATCATCATCTACTGACACTGCAACAAAACAAGAATAACAGAGAGGAAAACGCTTGTTTTGCAACACAAGTAAATTTAGACTGACTGTATCATTTTCTTCATTACCAGGTATTTTGCAGAATTACCAGTAACGCCAgtattttcttcttcccaccAGGATGAATATCAGCTTGACTTGGGTATGTTAACGGTGCACGTTTAACGTTTAAAAGCCCCATGTCTGCCCACCGCCCCTCTGTTAAATACAGTGTCTTCAGAGTTTAACCAGCGTTTCCCCTGAAGCTGAGTGAGAGGTTTAACAGAGAGAGCAGGCAGACGTCCATCACCCAATCAGAGCATAAAGACTGATTCACAGCGCGTGAAGCAGACAACTGACCGCACAATAGTTTCCTTTCAGGacacatctttaaaaaaagaaaaaaaatcttgtctcGTCTTATTGAGGATtgttttttagttagtttttccTCCTTTGATCTGGGTCTTAGTTTTCATCTATAAGTTAAGGACATAGTACAGAAAAAGGACAGGACCTTGTTAAGAATTGGACaagacatggatggatggatggatggatggatggatgactttCATTGTCAAAgctttgccttttttttaaatgacattaCATAGCGTTTGAACAAGGTGCGACTGGTTGCGTATAACACACCCGACTATAGATGTTAAGACTGAAAAATGTGGCCCCCGTTCAGACGAACCCCTGGATCTACCGGACAAGCCTCTGGCACGACCGTCTCTGCAGCATGTCATGGCTTttctatttcttctttttccggCCCATACTCGCATCCCTCCCACACTCAAGTAGCTGTGtgttttggactttttttttttttttttttttaaatactactGTCAGCGATTTTATAGCAGCCTTTTTGGCCTCGTCATCAGTGGGAAACCCGTGTTTTTTGCTTCCCAGTTGTTTGACGACTCTGCAGTTTTTATCACCATCATTTGAAGTTCATAACTCGACATTCGTTTCCTCACTCGTGCTACTTTAGAGCTGTTTGTTTGGGAAACTGTTCTCACGTTGTGTTTAACGCTCCAATCTGACACACGAATAAAAGATGACTCAACTCTTTCTAGATGTATTCTCATGTTCAGGTCAGCAAGTCCCTTTTGGAGCTGAATTAAGTATTAGATTTAGTTTAGTTACCTTTGTCTACCAATTCTACATACAGGAATAGCTGCATGTGATTTCTTTATTTTGATCTATAAATATATCAAGGTGTCGTTGTTAAAAATGATGAGAAACTCAacataagacaaaaaaaaacaaaaaaaactttaggTCTCCGTCATATTTTGTAGTAGATCTGAATGCATGCACCATATTTTGCACAGTGTTCAGGATCCTGAGGCTCCAGTCAACACGACGGCGTGACTCACCTCCTGCTGCAGCAGGTTCCACTCGGAGTCACTGACGAGTCGGTATCCTGCAGGCGGCAAGTACGCGGTGTCAGGGGCGTGAGAGATGCTGGACAGCAGCGACGCCGTTTCCTCCTGCTCAGGCGTCATAGCTTTGATTGCCTTCTCCTGATCTTTAGTCAGCAGGAAGTGTCCTGCCGTCAGcttgatggagctgatggacgaAGTGTCGCCGAAACTACTGTCTGTTACGCCGCAGTCGGCCCCCACCAGGGGCCCAAAGTCCGACTCGTCCAAGTTGCTGGCCGACTTGGCTTTGTGGTTGTGCCCGCTAAGCTGCTGAGCAGACAGCGAGGAGCCGAGGCTGTCTGTGGACTGCACTCTGCGCAGGTTGTCCCTGTAGGGATCCGCCGGGCCTCCCGCCACCACATCAGTGTCTAACGAGAGCATCGACCCGTGGGCACTGTGATTGGCATGAGACTgaaggagggaggaaaaaaacaaagaaaactagTCAGCGTCCTGTGGAAAAGTATACAAAGTGCTTATTGTGCTGCTGAAATGACTTCTGCTAAAAATGGCCGCTGCATGAGTGGTAGGTTGTTTACAAAGCCCACATAAGAACAAGCGTAAGACCCAAATTAAGATAAGTCGAGGAGGGTAAGTTGAGGGAATAAgtcaggaggaagaggaagagtgaGGAGTAGGAACTTTAAACCAAATGTGAGATCGCAGACACGCAAACTGATGAAGACACGATGGAAACACTTCAGAGGCGGTCCAGATTTTGACACAGCCGCAGGATTAAAAGGGGGGAGGTACTGCAGCCTTTGTGGCAGTGAAAGAGCGTCTCTGCAGCTCAGATGCTGAACCCCCGACTGATTCAGTCGTGTTTCCTACCGAGAGACTTCCGCGCTGTGACCTGATGATGTTGCATGTGACATCGTCAACTCAACTCCACACCACAACCTCTTTAGCGCAATCCCTGGCTCTAAAAAGAACAACAATTATAAATGTTGAGCCTCCATCTACATGCTTTCATTTCGGAAATTATATGcccattttgaccatttttaacACAATTGAGAAATTGCTTGAGAACTTACTACTTTTAAACAGCCAGAATCAACAACTTGTATGCTCTCAGAATCCGTTTTAAAGCCATTTCCTTGCAGACTAAAAGAAACCTGGAGGTTATATCTTCTTCTATCAACTCTCCTGTCGAGTTTATCGGTCTGTTTCAACCATCTCTCATCCACTGCCAAGAATCTTGGTATCATCTTTGATTGGTACAGGACGTCTGTCCAAGCTTGTCCAGATTATCTCTTTAAAGGCCAAGATAAAGTACATGACCTTCCCCCAGTTATACCTCTGATATCCTCTTCCCGTCTCCTGATCTAATTTTTCAGCCTTCTTATTCCAAAGTTGTGCAGAAAAACTTAAAAGTAATCGTGTCTGTACAGAAGGCTGCACACTTATATGTGTTCATCATTTTGCAACCACTTTTAAAGCGTTGcataaataaagtttgtgtTATTGACTGTTGTGTGAAGAGAAAAGTCCCAACGCACTGCAGTGAACGTCTTCAACCCGGGCCCGTTTCTAACTGATCAGACTCAAACTCAGCGACAACGTCAGCAAAGCCAAAGTACTTAATTCACCACCGACAAGCTCAGATTGTTGAAGGAGTCTGAGAACATGCTGGAAAGACTTTCTACTCAACCCTGAAGACAGAGAAAGTCCCACTGTGAAATGCTGTAGGAGGCAAGGAAGACAACAGTCTGCACATGAGTGAGAGCAGAGGCAGCTACCCCGGGAGGAATGCAGCTATGATACACAGTCGGAGTACAAAACATTGTTTTCTAAAAACAAATTGTGGTTTTGGGTTTGTGCTTTTCCAAACTGTGGTAGCAAAACATTCAACCACACTATCCAGTTTTCACAGTCTACCTTGCAGTGCCTGTGGCACGTTCACGACGTGGTAAATGCACCGGCCAAAACCCTGCACCTGACATGCGACTGAGCTCACAGTAAAGCTTTTATTGGCTGTCAGACAGCTGGGAGAAGAAATCCATCACCAGGGAAACTGTTTCTGGGGAAAAAACCCTTCtgaaaagcagagaaacatcctgCTCTTTATAAATCCTCATCTGACTGCCCGTCCTACATCCAGGATCGAATAAAATTCTCTAACCAAATTTATGAATGTCGTCTAAATCCTGGCTAGCGTGCTGGAATAAACTGATGCCAGCTCATCCTCTACTTCCAAGTGCATAATTGTTCAAATAAGTGGTCATGTCTCATTAGAAACTGTCATTTCTTGTTGTTTCTGcacataaaacagactgatcggtcagtaaaacaaataaaaaccacAAAAGCAAGTTTGTAGAAGACGTCAGCTAGTTCAGGATGAAGTAGAAACAAAACGGAGAGAAACAACCCACAGGGACATCACTTCCAATATGAAGggatattttaaaaaacaaaccaggTGGTGACATATCAAGTCACATGACGCTCGTACCTCATCAATGCTCACCCCGAGGAACGAGTCGTCCAGAGGCTCGGTGTTGTCTCCTCCGTCCTCATCCTGCAGGTCCTTCACTTGGCTCAGTCTCTCTTTCTCATCCTCCTCCTTGAATGAAGAAACAATTAAAAGTAATCACATCCTCCCTCAAACAAATGTAATACACTTAAATTCGCAGTCAGCATATTTTGTTATGGAGTTAAAGAAGCACTGATCGTGAACTGaaacaggtttttctttttagggTTGTTTTACGGTCAACACtaattttgagctctgaacatCAACAAACTTGATTTAAACTTTATAAATCACATCTGATTTCAGCTTTTCTTCTTCAGGCGTCACCACAGCAGATCATATTCTGTATGCTGATGGCCTTGCTGACCCACAACCCTCCCCTTTACCTAGACCCGTACTTGTACCCAGGGGCTGTAAACCATGGGGGTCCAAGTCTCACCGGAGGGGCACTTCACTACACGACGGCAGCTTTCCACTAAGCCCCGTCCAACGACTTTACATCTGTCCTGACTGATATTCACAGAAAGTTTCCCacccctggtcctcaggacccgcCACCCTGCATGTTTCTCATTGCTTCCCTGCTTCAATAGCCCTGATTCAGATGTTTGGATTGCCACATCAGCTCGCCATCAAGGTTTGcgcaagtctgttaatgacacattaacttgagccaggtgtgttggagctgggaaacatctcaaacacGCAGAGCAGCCGGTCCCGAGGGCCCGGATTGGGAAAGTCCAGTAGATGTTGCAAAGGTTTTAAATGTGGTTTTGACatgagttttatttatttattttttaaactagtGTGATTCATTGAAATATGCACCGTTAGTCAGGCAGCAAGTGCACGGTGAGTGGTCCATAAAGCAGCTTAAACCAAATCCAACAGGCAAAATCTCCAAGTGAAATGATGACTGATTGATGTCAGCGACCTTCTCAGGACTAAACAGAGATCAGAGCCTAAACCTGTATACAACCTCACAGTACAATCATTTCTTAAAAACAACTTAATCTAGACTGTGAACTGGTCCTTTGCACGTCTCTAAAAAACACTTCAAACTCCTCTGAAGGGGGCCCGTGGTCTCCAGACATTCAAGCGAACCGTGAAGGTCCTGGTGATTGTAACGCAGCCTCGGTGCGTCCCAACACCCTGCAGCTGGTCCGAGGTCGGTCCCTCCTCGGATTACTGTCAGCACCGAGCCCTCCCACTTTGGAAATGCTCCCGCCCGCATCGTCACCCAGCCAGACTGGCCCACGTGGAACTACGCTGACGCACATCCCCACAGCCCAGGGATGATTAATCGTATGATTTCTGGCTTCGCTTGGCCCTTTGAGTCAGAGGTTGGGACTGAGCCGACATTAGCTTTGCCCTTGGACTCTACACGTCTCCCTCGAGTGAATTTTGATCCGTCGCTACCTCAGAGCGGTTCAACACATTTGTCTCTAACCTCATTTAATAGGAGAACAATAAACGGTGTCAAATGCAAAACGACTAAAAGTACTGAACCAGTCTTCTGGAGTCATGCGGAGGGGCTCACCTGGTCCTTCTTCTTAATCTCCTCCACCTGACGGAGCTGCTCCGAGGACAGCACGCTCTCTATCCTCTGCATGTCCCTCATGAGGAGTCGCTGGGACTCCAGGAACTGGTCGTTGGCTCGCTGCCACGTGTGTTTCAGCTGATTGTGCTGCTGCCGCTCCAACTCCAGCTTGTGACAAACTGAGAAGCAACAGAGGGGCTTGTAAGAGTCACCAGCGCATTTGCATGAGCCAAGACCAAAGGAGACAAAGCTTCACAACCAGCTCTGTACCTTCATGGAGCTCCCTCCGGAGTTTCTCTGCATCTTCCTGCAGGACGGACTTCTGAGTGTTCAACACGGCCACGTACATCTCCAGGTCCGTGCGGCATGACTTCTCCGCTTCCAGAACATGGTTGAGCTCTTTGACCTGTAAAGACGCGTGGTTAATGACCCTTGAAGCTGTAGATCCAGAACAAATGCAGGAACCGACCGACAGATGCTCCAGGTCACTCTTCTTTGACTAAGACTGATGATTTTGGCCaaattaaaacacacaaaaaaaaactgcttttgTCAGAAATTTCAGCAGATTTTCATTTTCTAAATCTGACCTGAAGAAGTTTGAGGTGAGCGCTGTCCAAACAACAAGGACACCGTTTAAATGAAGGAGAAAAATAGACAAATATATTTTTCTCCCCATCCAATTATAAAAATCTGCTTCTTTTGTTCTTCAGTTTTATTCTGAAGTTGGAAGTGTGGAGGGTCGTGGGTCACATCAATAGAAGTTGATGCTTTGGGGGCTTTTGTTTGCCTTTCTATTAGCTTTctttaacatatggtttaactGAAGTATTTCTACATCCTGTTCAGTCCACCTCTCCTCCTTTTCTTATCTCTGTATGCTGGAAGTCCCTCCGGGTATGAAGTGCACCTAATGAATTAAATTACCTTAAATCTTGGCAGGCCGAGTTTAACACCAACTTCCTGCATCATTTATGTGCTGTAAAACTTTGTGCTGGTGGCCATTTAACCTCATAAGAATCAATCTCCCCCAGCAAAGCAGTACTTTGAAGCCAACGGACCTTGGAGGCCTCCAGCTCCTTCACCCTGTCCTCGGCTGTGCTCAGCTTGGCCTTCAAGGCTGCGATCTCCTTCTCCATGGGCATCACCACTGACCGCAGCTTCTCTGCATCCTCCTGAGCCTTTAAGAGAGTCACACAGTCTTGTTACAAATGTACACAGCAAAGTCCTGCACAGACTGCATTTCACCACAGGAAGCATgtccctttcaaaataaaaggatCTGGGATGGTACTCGTTTCCATGTGTGTTCATCTGTACAGCCACAAGTAGGTTTATTCTTCGATAAAATATGTCGGACAGAAACATCAACTTGTATTTTTCCTCCCGGGTATGTAGAAAATGTTCTTGTAGACAGACAGGAGTCAAtgttagttctgctgctgaaaGGCTGCATTCAGTTCCTCGACAATAAACAGATCAAATCAGGCTATTTGAGAAGAATCATTATATCATTAGTTATGTCCTGCGTTATAAAGTGATCAATAAATCATCTGCTAATGAGCCATCAGGCTACCAGGATGGGAGGGATCATGTAACTCCCCACTGGGATCGTATTAACCATTTCAGAACCACCAGTTGGATCTTTTTCAAAttgttaagaaaaaaagaggcaaaTATCACTTATCTTTCCATTTTCCAATTTCTAGCAAAAACATGTAAATAATGGACAAATGTAAAAAACTTTTCAAAAGTGGCAAAGATGCACCAGGGATGATGCCCGCTTACATCTTTATACTTTCACAATAAGTAATTAAAACATTCagggaattaaaaaaagaaagaaatattcagaaaaaaagtacaagaaaaataaaatgaaagtgcaaaaaaggtTTGTTACCTGCTCTTCTTATCATAACTTAATTAGAGAGCATGTCTTCATGAACATGGTTTACTGcaagtttttttgtctttttaactATCAGAGGAACAATATTAATATAAGGCAATAAATGAATATTACACACT encodes:
- the rabep1 gene encoding rab GTPase-binding effector protein 1 isoform X3 produces the protein MEREMGDMRRRLTEGQEEENLEDEMKKAQEDAEKLRSVVMPMEKEIAALKAKLSTAEDRVKELEASKVKELNHVLEAEKSCRTDLEMYVAVLNTQKSVLQEDAEKLRRELHEVCHKLELERQQHNQLKHTWQRANDQFLESQRLLMRDMQRIESVLSSEQLRQVEEIKKKDQEEDEKERLSQVKDLQDEDGGDNTEPLDDSFLGVSIDESHANHSAHGSMLSLDTDVVAGGPADPYRDNLRRVQSTDSLGSSLSAQQLSGHNHKAKSASNLDESDFGPLVGADCGVTDSSFGDTSSISSIKLTAGHFLLTKDQEKAIKAMTPEQEETASLLSSISHAPDTAYLPPAGYRLVSDSEWNLLQQEVKNAGRKLGRRCDMCSNYEKQLQAIQGQEAETRDQVKKLQVMLRQANDQLERTMSEKQNLEDSVKAGSEETAAEVSALMQRVQESETLLSTLQQAFGDAKRSTQEQMVVLVKSREQVADELSRLQRDNESLQGKHRLHVELQQQEDFQMPFTVQELQGLVSRLREDLVALRTSADHMEEKLKAEILFLKEQLQAEQCLKENLEDTLQLEIEGCKEEIASFSSLKTELDRIKAEKEQLQSSFAEKTAALASIQSQRLSLEQHLKELSAAKSALESQVLDERDKAQRLQTELDVSEQVQKDFVKLSQTLQVQLERIRQAESLDRIKVILNDTNLTDINQLPET